A stretch of DNA from Oceanispirochaeta sp.:
GGGAAAGATACCTATTTTCTCCCCTTCAACAAGGGAACCAGTGACGGGGCAGCTGGGAATGATGTTCCCGAAGATATCAACCACTATGCCACGGATTACCTGTGGAATGAGGTCCTCCTTCCGGATAACCTGTTGAATATTCTGGCCCGGTTTGTCCACCTTCAGATAGAGGACAGAGAAGACTGGGAGGGGCTCCGGTATAAGAAGCAGACCCTGATCTTCCCCCGTTATCATCAGTGGGATGTGGTCCGAAAACTCATCTCCGCTGCCAGGGATGAGGGGCCGGGCCATAAGTACCTGGTACAGCACAGTGCCGGTTCGGGAAAATCCAATTCCATAGCCTGGGTGGCTCATCAGCTTTCCTCCCTCTTTGATAAAGAAGGAAACAAGCAGTTTGCCTCTGTCATTATTGTCACAGACCGGACCGTACTGGATGACCAGTTGCAGGATACGATCTACCAGTTTGAACATGTGGATGGTGTTGTAGGCCGGATCAACCGGACCGAAGGGGATGGTTCCAAGTCGGAAAAACTGGCCTCAGCTCTGGAAAACTCTCAGCCTATTATCATTGTGACTATCCAGACCTTCCCCTATGTTTTAGATGCCATCGAACAGCAGGTCAGCCTGAGAGAGCGGAACTATGCCATCATCGCCGATGAGGCCCACTCCTCACAGACCGGGTCTACGGCCCACAAATTGAAAGAAGTCCTGATGTCTGACGGCTCGGATGAAGAACTCTCTACTGAGGAGATTCTGGATGCCACCGTGGCTTCCCGTCGGTCATCACAAAATCTGAGTTATTTTGCCTTCACCGCCACTCCCAAGGGAAAGACTCTGGAGCTCTTCGGAAGGCTCCCTCATCCCGATGAGGCTCCTTCTAAAAAGAACATTCCCCAGGCCTACCATGTCTATTCCATGCGTCAGGCTATAGAGGAAGGATTCATCCTGGATGTCCTGAAGAACTACACCAACTACAAAGTTGCCTACAAGATGGCCCTGGCCATAGAAGAGAAGGATCAGGATGTAGAGAGCAAGAAAGCCAGGGTCAAGCTGAACCAGTGGGTGCGGCTTCACGACTATAACATCAGTCAGAAGGTCATGGTCATCGTGGAACACTTCAGAGACAACGTCATGGGACTCCTTAATGGTCAGGCCAAGGCCATGGTGGTTACCAGCTCTCGAAAAGAGGCTGTCCGTTATAAGATGGGTTTTGATAAATACATCAAGGAGAAGGGATATCAAAAGATCACGGCCATGGTGGCCTTTTCCGGAGAGGTAGAATTCAATAGTAAAGACCCTAATAGTCAGGGTCTCATTGGTGAGAAATTTACAGAGTTGAATATGAACCCTGGTTTAAAGGGCCGAGACATGAGAAAGGCCTTTGACTCTGTAGACTATCAGGTCATGATCGTGGCCAACAAGTTTCAAACAGGTTTTGACCAAC
This window harbors:
- a CDS encoding DEAD/DEAH box helicase family protein, producing the protein MSADATQERVFQDDIIRDLASHGWLVGQSERYNRSRGLYEEDLLTFVQESQEKEWQKFCKLYPSDPDEKFLELVVRQLSKADPQAVDHQMRTFGTLGVLRHELKDRGTRFRLCQFKPDHDLNPDTLLRYEKNRLRVVPELVYSPWATADHEALSGNKAKPWRIDLVLFINGIPVITMELKSEFKQDVERAIKQYKTTRLPIDPVTKKREPLLSFKRGALVHFAVSQYEVYMTTKLDGKDTYFLPFNKGTSDGAAGNDVPEDINHYATDYLWNEVLLPDNLLNILARFVHLQIEDREDWEGLRYKKQTLIFPRYHQWDVVRKLISAARDEGPGHKYLVQHSAGSGKSNSIAWVAHQLSSLFDKEGNKQFASVIIVTDRTVLDDQLQDTIYQFEHVDGVVGRINRTEGDGSKSEKLASALENSQPIIIVTIQTFPYVLDAIEQQVSLRERNYAIIADEAHSSQTGSTAHKLKEVLMSDGSDEELSTEEILDATVASRRSSQNLSYFAFTATPKGKTLELFGRLPHPDEAPSKKNIPQAYHVYSMRQAIEEGFILDVLKNYTNYKVAYKMALAIEEKDQDVESKKARVKLNQWVRLHDYNISQKVMVIVEHFRDNVMGLLNGQAKAMVVTSSRKEAVRYKMGFDKYIKEKGYQKITAMVAFSGEVEFNSKDPNSQGLIGEKFTELNMNPGLKGRDMRKAFDSVDYQVMIVANKFQTGFDQPKLCAMYVDKKLGGVECVQTLSRLNRIYPTKEQTGTFVLDFFNDSDDILSSFQPYYQTAELTDVSDPDIIFDLFEKLR